A DNA window from Streptomyces sp. B21-083 contains the following coding sequences:
- a CDS encoding DUF6281 family protein, with product MQHQQDEAEEPGTTLTAYEVKGISPKVAVAVGETRAEAVFVSVSSGTELPAAVQKLIDGS from the coding sequence TTGCAGCATCAGCAGGACGAAGCCGAGGAGCCCGGTACGACACTGACCGCCTACGAGGTGAAGGGAATCTCCCCGAAGGTGGCCGTCGCAGTCGGGGAGACACGGGCCGAAGCCGTCTTCGTCTCCGTCAGCTCCGGCACCGAGTTGCCGGCCGCCGTGCAGAAACTGATCGACGGCTCGTGA
- a CDS encoding DinB family protein, translating into MIDGFAKEYLHGDLREIREAMLWKLDGLGEYDVRRPLTATGTNLLGLVKHLSICESRYFGEVFDRPFPEPLPWWDDAGDAGADMWATEYETRDETVDRYRRVWEHSDATITALALDSPGHVPWWPRPDVKLFNILVHMLTETSRHAGHADILREQLDESTGTTARYATPQRDPAYWEAHRSKIERAATAAVTKPDHADRSDTDVYAAGTATGSHDIR; encoded by the coding sequence GTGATCGATGGATTCGCGAAAGAATACCTGCACGGCGATCTACGAGAGATTCGCGAGGCGATGCTCTGGAAGCTCGACGGGCTCGGCGAGTACGACGTCCGCCGCCCCCTGACCGCGACCGGCACCAATCTCCTCGGCCTGGTCAAGCATCTGTCGATCTGCGAGTCCAGGTATTTCGGCGAGGTCTTCGACCGGCCTTTCCCCGAGCCTCTGCCCTGGTGGGACGACGCCGGGGATGCCGGTGCCGACATGTGGGCTACCGAGTACGAGACGCGTGATGAGACCGTCGACCGATACCGTCGCGTATGGGAGCACTCGGACGCGACCATCACCGCCCTCGCCCTTGACTCTCCCGGCCACGTGCCCTGGTGGCCACGTCCCGACGTGAAGCTGTTCAACATCCTGGTCCACATGCTCACCGAGACCAGCCGGCACGCTGGACACGCCGACATCCTCCGCGAACAACTCGACGAGTCCACCGGCACGACAGCCCGGTACGCGACTCCACAGCGCGACCCGGCCTACTGGGAAGCGCATCGCTCGAAGATCGAGCGAGCCGCCACAGCAGCCGTCACCAAGCCCGACCACGCTGACCGCTCCGACACAGACGTCTACGCGGCTGGGACCGCTACCGGGTCGCATGACATCCGGTGA